A stretch of the Hydra vulgaris chromosome 09, alternate assembly HydraT2T_AEP genome encodes the following:
- the LOC100199161 gene encoding small ribosomal subunit protein uS10 translates to MSALKEKQVEEEAQIHRIRITLTSRNVKSLEKVCSELIRGAKEKKLVVKGPVRIPTKVLRITSRKTPCGEGSKTWSRYEMRIHKRLIDLHSPAEVVKQITSVSIEPGVEVEVTIADS, encoded by the exons Atg TCTGCACTCAAAGAAAAGCAAGTTGAAGAGGAAGCTCAGATTCATCGTATTCGAATTACATTAACCAGCCGAAATGTAAAgagtttagaaaaagtttgcTCTGAATTAATCAGGGGagcaaaggaaaaaaaattggttgttAAAGGACCTGTTCGTATTCCAACCAAAGTTCTTCGTATTACATCTAGAAAAACACCTTGTGGTGAAGGTTCTAAGACATGGTCACGTTATGAAATGAGAATTCATAAGCGTTTGATTGATTTACACAGTCCAGCTGAAGTTGTAAAACAAATCACCTCTGTAAGTATTGAACCTGGAGTTGAAGTTGAAGTTACTATTGCAGATAGTTAA